In Arthrobacter sp. StoSoilB5, one genomic interval encodes:
- a CDS encoding response regulator transcription factor, translated as MHVLIVEDDDAMASALSAAVASAGHKATRVSRGEDALLGHRHHEVILLDLGLPDLDGLDVLRKLRQVTQVPILILTARDDERSVVLGLRSGADDYLVKPVKLVELLARIEAVTRRTNRAGQEAPHSIVVGSVSVDLDRRMASVGERELSLTATEFELLSLLARNAGSVVTREQILDALWGDAFLANSRSLDVHLTGLRSKLQLPGFIINVRGVGYRVEQT; from the coding sequence GTGCACGTGCTCATCGTCGAGGATGACGACGCCATGGCGTCCGCTTTGAGCGCTGCCGTTGCATCCGCCGGTCACAAAGCCACGAGGGTATCCCGTGGCGAGGACGCACTCCTAGGGCATCGGCACCACGAGGTGATTCTGCTCGATCTCGGTTTGCCGGACTTGGACGGACTGGACGTCCTGCGGAAACTGCGCCAGGTCACGCAGGTCCCCATCCTGATCCTGACGGCGCGCGATGACGAACGCAGTGTGGTCCTTGGTCTTCGTTCCGGTGCCGATGACTACCTGGTCAAGCCTGTGAAGCTGGTGGAGTTGCTGGCAAGGATCGAGGCCGTGACACGCCGCACCAATCGCGCCGGGCAAGAGGCGCCCCACAGCATCGTAGTCGGAAGCGTCAGCGTAGACCTCGACCGCAGGATGGCATCCGTTGGCGAAAGGGAATTGTCCCTGACCGCCACGGAATTCGAACTTCTCAGCCTCCTGGCAAGGAACGCGGGATCAGTGGTGACCCGGGAACAGATCCTTGATGCCCTCTGGGGTGATGCTTTCCTGGCAAATTCCCGGTCCTTGGACGTTCACCTCACCGGCCTGCGGTCCAAGCTCCAACTGCCTGGCTTCATCATCAACGTCCGCGGGGTCGGTTACAGGGTC
- a CDS encoding MFS transporter, which produces MSTQQAAPLSEAAQTRKAVSNILKGSAGNLVEWFDLYVYTVFAAYFQSHFFNSSDDLQAGLEAMAVFSTSFLMRPIGSWFFGRYADRNGRKAALTLSVTMMSAGSFAIAVLPTQDVIGLWALILLVFIRVVQGFSVGGEYGTSATYMSEAATAKRRGFFSSFQYVTLIGGQMLALLVLVILQNTMNKEDLTAWGWRIPFAIGGVAALVVLWLRRSMEETLSADQLRAAHVKVEGEAQPGTMKLLFTKHWKPLLICIGITLGGTVAFYTYTNFILKFMNDTSGIAKTDTSVINFWALFIFMLLQPVYGLISDKIGRKPLLIWFGVTGVLFTWPLLSALSGTKDPFVAFLLMLGGLLMVGGYTSINALVKAELFPASIRALGVGLGYAIANSLFGGTVPLIGAALQKAGQVDMFFTYVTAAIFISLLVYIFALKNKKATHLDAEQGSAFAAKGSDTRDADEDKKDLARA; this is translated from the coding sequence ATGAGCACCCAACAAGCTGCGCCCCTCAGCGAGGCCGCACAGACACGCAAAGCCGTGAGCAACATTCTTAAGGGCTCCGCGGGCAACCTCGTGGAGTGGTTTGATCTCTACGTCTACACAGTTTTCGCGGCGTATTTCCAATCGCACTTCTTCAACTCCTCAGACGATCTGCAGGCAGGACTTGAGGCGATGGCTGTCTTCTCGACGTCGTTCCTCATGCGTCCGATCGGCAGCTGGTTCTTCGGCCGCTATGCCGACCGGAATGGCCGCAAGGCTGCGCTGACGCTCAGTGTCACCATGATGTCGGCCGGTTCCTTCGCCATCGCAGTCCTTCCGACGCAGGACGTGATCGGGCTCTGGGCACTGATCCTGCTGGTGTTCATCCGTGTTGTGCAGGGTTTCTCGGTGGGCGGGGAATACGGCACCAGCGCCACCTACATGTCCGAGGCCGCGACTGCCAAGCGCCGTGGCTTCTTCTCCAGCTTCCAGTATGTGACGCTCATCGGCGGGCAGATGCTGGCGTTGCTGGTGCTGGTGATCCTGCAGAACACCATGAACAAGGAAGACCTGACCGCGTGGGGCTGGCGAATTCCTTTCGCGATCGGTGGCGTGGCTGCGTTGGTTGTGCTCTGGCTTCGCCGATCCATGGAAGAAACCCTTTCCGCCGATCAGCTCCGCGCCGCCCACGTCAAGGTTGAGGGTGAGGCACAGCCGGGCACCATGAAGCTGCTGTTCACAAAGCACTGGAAGCCGCTGCTCATCTGCATCGGCATTACGCTCGGTGGCACGGTGGCGTTCTACACGTACACCAACTTCATCCTGAAGTTCATGAACGATACGTCCGGCATCGCAAAGACCGATACCTCAGTCATCAACTTCTGGGCTTTGTTCATCTTCATGCTGCTCCAGCCGGTTTATGGCCTGATTTCCGACAAGATCGGCCGCAAACCGTTGTTGATCTGGTTCGGCGTGACCGGCGTATTGTTCACGTGGCCGCTGCTCTCCGCCTTGTCCGGAACCAAGGATCCGTTCGTCGCGTTTCTCCTGATGCTCGGCGGCCTGCTGATGGTGGGCGGTTACACATCGATCAACGCACTGGTGAAGGCCGAGCTGTTCCCGGCGTCGATCCGTGCGTTGGGTGTTGGCTTGGGATACGCGATCGCGAACTCGTTGTTCGGTGGCACGGTTCCATTGATTGGCGCAGCACTGCAGAAGGCCGGGCAGGTGGACATGTTCTTCACGTACGTGACTGCGGCGATCTTCATCTCGCTGCTGGTGTACATCTTCGCGCTGAAGAACAAAAAGGCCACGCACTTGGATGCCGAGCAGGGAAGCGCGTTCGCCGCGAAGGGCTCTGACACGCGCGACGCCGACGAGGACAAGAAGGATCTCGCCCGCGCATAA
- a CDS encoding isoprenylcysteine carboxylmethyltransferase family protein, which translates to MGTWTAIGSVFGNLPLPPGQVTGLIADVLLKRRCPWPLPGSEALQKIAGTGLLVIGGGLNAWALAERARRSARRFELERPEELVTSGPYALTRHPMYVGWWLIHMGGAILSGSSWVLATLPIGILMEHKGVLREEDELSEYFGGYAEYATRTPRYLGFRRRHPENR; encoded by the coding sequence ATGGGTACTTGGACCGCGATAGGAAGCGTGTTCGGCAACCTGCCCCTTCCTCCGGGACAGGTGACCGGTTTGATTGCCGACGTGCTCCTGAAACGACGGTGCCCTTGGCCACTGCCAGGATCTGAAGCACTTCAAAAGATCGCAGGTACTGGCCTGCTGGTGATCGGTGGAGGGCTGAACGCTTGGGCTCTGGCTGAGCGGGCCCGCCGTTCGGCCCGCCGCTTCGAGTTGGAGCGGCCGGAGGAACTGGTGACCAGCGGCCCGTACGCACTAACCCGTCACCCGATGTACGTGGGGTGGTGGCTCATCCACATGGGTGGAGCGATCCTCTCCGGTTCATCGTGGGTGCTCGCGACTTTGCCGATTGGAATACTCATGGAACACAAGGGCGTGCTCCGCGAAGAAGACGAACTGTCGGAATATTTCGGTGGGTACGCCGAGTACGCGACGAGGACTCCCCGCTACCTCGGATTCCGTCGTCGCCACCCGGAGAACCGCTGA
- a CDS encoding queuosine precursor transporter has protein sequence MPSPSGSSTLSKPAPRFASIGSPYFGIMLAIMAVVLILSNIGASKGVVLGPIITDGGFFLFPLAYILGDVMSEVYGFKVARKAIVTSFALSVFASLCYWVIIALPGFTDEYGTAKQAAIEGALGPVPQIVLASLLAFLAGQTINSWILVKMKERTGEKTLWARLMGSSVVGEFVDTLIFCSIAASVIGITDFGMFANYVLVGFVYKTAVEFLFVPITVLVVGYIKKREPSYGPVAA, from the coding sequence ATGCCCTCGCCTTCCGGCTCCAGCACCTTGAGCAAGCCCGCACCCCGCTTCGCCTCGATCGGATCCCCGTACTTTGGCATCATGCTCGCCATCATGGCCGTGGTGCTGATCCTCTCCAACATCGGCGCATCAAAGGGCGTTGTGCTTGGCCCGATCATCACTGATGGCGGATTCTTCCTGTTCCCGCTTGCCTACATCCTGGGCGACGTCATGAGTGAGGTCTACGGCTTCAAAGTGGCGCGCAAGGCCATCGTTACCTCGTTCGCGCTCTCAGTCTTCGCCTCGCTCTGTTACTGGGTGATCATCGCGCTTCCCGGTTTCACGGACGAGTACGGAACCGCCAAGCAGGCAGCTATCGAGGGCGCCCTGGGACCGGTCCCTCAGATCGTCCTCGCTTCACTTCTGGCCTTCCTCGCCGGCCAGACCATCAATTCTTGGATCCTGGTAAAAATGAAGGAGCGCACGGGCGAAAAGACACTGTGGGCCCGGCTCATGGGTTCGTCCGTTGTGGGTGAATTCGTGGACACGCTGATTTTCTGCAGCATCGCAGCCTCGGTCATTGGCATCACGGACTTCGGCATGTTCGCCAACTATGTCCTGGTGGGCTTCGTCTACAAGACCGCCGTGGAGTTCCTCTTTGTACCGATCACAGTCCTGGTAGTTGGCTATATCAAGAAGCGCGAGCCGAGCTACGGACCAGTCGCAGCCTAG
- the tgt gene encoding tRNA guanosine(34) transglycosylase Tgt — protein sequence MPASAFLPSPPPSTPAPALPDLSSPQAGFSFSVGQRLTETCSPSDALVAANGGSFLGRTGTITTPHGTIQTPAFIAVGTKATVKAVLPESIAALGAQAVLANAYHLYLQPGPEILDAAGGLGAFMNWSGPTFTDSGGFQVMSLGSGFKKVIDMKNVDTSGPDDAVAPGKERLAHIDDDGVWFKSHLNGDRHRFSPEISMQVQHQIGADIMFAFDELTTLQNSRVYQEESLERTRLWALRCLEEHARLTVSRVGKPYQALFGVIQGAQYEDLRRKACRDLGAMPFDGYGIGGALEKENLGTIVRWCNEELPENKPRHLLGISEPDDIFTAIENGADTFDCVSPTRVARNSAFYTPFGRFNLSGARYKADFGPLQEDCDCYACQNYSRAYIHHLYKAKEMLSATLISIHNERFVVKMVDDARLAIESGDFFEFKAETLGRYYS from the coding sequence GTGCCAGCTTCCGCTTTCCTGCCCTCGCCGCCTCCGTCCACGCCCGCCCCTGCCTTGCCGGATCTTTCTTCACCGCAAGCCGGTTTCTCTTTCTCGGTTGGCCAGCGACTGACTGAAACGTGTTCGCCGTCGGACGCCTTGGTTGCGGCCAACGGCGGCTCTTTCCTGGGCCGGACCGGAACCATCACCACGCCGCACGGAACCATCCAGACGCCCGCGTTCATCGCCGTCGGGACGAAAGCCACCGTCAAGGCTGTGCTGCCTGAGTCTATAGCGGCACTCGGCGCGCAGGCCGTGCTGGCCAACGCCTACCATCTGTACCTGCAGCCGGGCCCCGAGATCCTCGACGCCGCCGGCGGGCTGGGCGCTTTCATGAACTGGTCCGGGCCGACGTTCACGGATTCAGGCGGATTCCAGGTGATGAGCCTGGGCTCGGGCTTCAAGAAAGTCATCGACATGAAGAATGTTGACACTTCCGGGCCCGACGACGCGGTGGCGCCTGGCAAGGAGCGGCTGGCGCATATCGATGACGACGGCGTGTGGTTCAAGTCGCACCTCAACGGCGACCGGCACCGCTTCTCCCCCGAGATTTCCATGCAAGTCCAGCACCAAATCGGCGCGGACATCATGTTCGCGTTTGACGAACTGACAACCCTGCAGAACTCCCGGGTGTACCAGGAGGAGTCACTGGAGCGGACCCGGCTCTGGGCGTTGCGGTGCTTGGAGGAGCATGCCCGTTTGACGGTTTCCCGGGTGGGGAAGCCGTACCAGGCTCTGTTCGGTGTGATCCAGGGTGCCCAGTACGAGGACCTGCGGCGCAAAGCGTGCCGGGACCTCGGCGCCATGCCATTTGACGGGTACGGAATCGGCGGTGCGTTGGAGAAGGAGAACCTGGGCACCATTGTGCGGTGGTGCAACGAGGAACTTCCTGAGAACAAGCCACGGCACCTGCTGGGCATTTCCGAGCCGGACGACATCTTCACGGCAATCGAGAACGGCGCTGACACGTTCGACTGCGTCTCACCCACGCGTGTGGCCCGGAATTCCGCGTTCTACACTCCTTTTGGGCGCTTCAACTTATCCGGGGCCCGGTACAAGGCCGATTTCGGGCCGCTGCAGGAGGATTGTGACTGCTACGCCTGCCAGAACTACTCCCGCGCTTACATCCACCACCTCTACAAGGCCAAGGAAATGCTCTCGGCAACGCTCATTTCGATCCACAACGAACGTTTCGTGGTGAAGATGGTGGACGACGCCCGGCTGGCCATCGAGTCCGGGGATTTCTTCGAGTTCAAGGCGGAGACGCTGGGGCGGTACTACTCGTAA
- a CDS encoding SRPBCC domain-containing protein, whose amino-acid sequence MTNNLSVVVNADAQQVWTMLREPSLVAQWHGWEADDLADEIKQIYFHPDVVENPDHTKLTVHGGDEFELHPVSGGTEVKVTRAALDHDSEWAEWDEDITQGWLTFLQQLRFALERHPHGQRRTHFVSLPGSGGPAIKKLGLGDLPPVGDDYSLTLETGEKISGRVWFKSRHQVGLTVHSYAEHGDGLLIVAEQLPIPEKRPDGGSMVIASTYDLGAHTLADIRSSWDKWKDENYSS is encoded by the coding sequence ATGACGAACAATCTGAGCGTTGTGGTTAATGCCGACGCGCAGCAGGTTTGGACAATGCTGCGCGAACCCTCGCTGGTGGCTCAATGGCACGGATGGGAAGCCGATGACCTCGCCGACGAAATCAAACAGATCTACTTCCATCCAGATGTGGTGGAAAATCCGGATCACACCAAGCTGACTGTGCATGGCGGGGACGAGTTTGAGCTCCACCCTGTTTCCGGCGGCACCGAAGTGAAGGTCACGCGCGCAGCGCTGGACCACGACTCCGAGTGGGCGGAATGGGACGAGGACATCACCCAGGGCTGGCTCACGTTCCTGCAACAACTCCGTTTCGCCCTTGAGAGACACCCGCATGGTCAACGGCGAACCCACTTCGTGTCCCTTCCAGGAAGTGGTGGTCCGGCCATCAAAAAGCTGGGGCTGGGCGATCTCCCGCCCGTCGGCGACGACTACTCCCTCACGCTTGAAACCGGCGAAAAAATCTCCGGCCGAGTGTGGTTCAAGAGCCGCCACCAGGTTGGCCTCACAGTGCACAGCTACGCAGAGCATGGCGATGGTCTCCTGATCGTTGCAGAGCAACTGCCGATCCCCGAGAAAAGGCCCGACGGCGGTTCCATGGTGATTGCCTCCACGTACGATTTGGGGGCTCACACCTTGGCGGACATCAGGTCCTCCTGGGACAAGTGGAAGGATGAGAACTACAGCTCCTAG
- a CDS encoding DUF6707 family protein produces the protein MTHSPASQQYREKQAGDLQPGDFVFLPGDGPAEEISSIEVQNDDYGVAALLLVTTVDGGTVRIAVGSSVPVGDGTPAGNVGSDGGPGSSTSNEDDMEVAAGSDVVVPPRPETPPAVTTPVPEELALIPEPNGTPEAVVQAAVANHKGKNGVQVLAERLAKGINTKSGSCLRDLSNLAFDLCIILRDPDNALAVADLLNVLPFDGNPDRWASIERALALSSFICREGGQTERAAVYEKLLRAHESEETDPFKARIAAKVRQRALNEPNLYDKEIFRAIDNGNHEAEREWRFLRLESLLFLRAHGGSETLGEAELGRRIGIELDAVRA, from the coding sequence ATGACTCACAGCCCAGCCTCACAGCAATACCGCGAAAAGCAGGCTGGGGACCTGCAACCCGGAGACTTTGTGTTCCTGCCCGGAGACGGGCCCGCCGAGGAAATCAGCAGCATAGAAGTCCAGAACGATGACTACGGCGTTGCCGCCCTGCTGCTGGTCACAACGGTCGACGGCGGCACGGTGCGGATCGCCGTCGGCTCCAGTGTGCCGGTGGGGGACGGAACCCCCGCCGGTAACGTCGGCTCCGATGGCGGGCCGGGCTCCAGCACCTCCAATGAAGACGACATGGAAGTAGCGGCGGGCTCCGACGTCGTCGTCCCCCCGCGCCCGGAAACGCCACCAGCCGTCACCACGCCGGTCCCCGAAGAACTCGCGCTGATCCCCGAGCCGAACGGGACGCCTGAAGCCGTGGTGCAGGCCGCCGTCGCCAATCACAAGGGCAAGAACGGCGTTCAGGTGCTCGCCGAAAGGCTGGCAAAAGGCATCAACACCAAATCCGGCAGCTGCCTCCGGGACCTCAGTAACCTGGCGTTCGACCTCTGCATCATCCTGCGCGATCCGGACAACGCCCTTGCGGTCGCGGATCTCCTGAACGTGCTGCCCTTTGACGGCAACCCGGACCGCTGGGCGTCGATAGAACGCGCACTGGCGCTGTCGAGCTTCATTTGCCGGGAGGGCGGACAAACTGAACGAGCTGCCGTGTACGAGAAATTGCTGCGCGCGCACGAGTCGGAGGAAACAGACCCCTTCAAGGCCCGCATCGCCGCCAAGGTCCGCCAGCGCGCACTTAACGAACCGAATCTGTACGACAAGGAAATCTTCCGCGCGATCGACAACGGCAATCATGAAGCCGAGCGCGAATGGCGGTTCCTCCGCCTCGAGTCGCTGCTGTTCCTCCGCGCCCACGGTGGCTCCGAGACACTGGGAGAAGCGGAACTGGGCCGGCGCATCGGCATCGAACTGGACGCCGTGAGGGCCTGA
- a CDS encoding NUDIX hydrolase family protein, with amino-acid sequence MSVRTPDPYPGWLSDEDLFEARGRLPMVYVEAVPVRLDPLGYVNEVGSLLQGDADGNMVRYLVSGRVLYRETIRAALLRHMEKDLGPLAFPQLPISPVPFTVAEYFPAPSQTGFTDDRQHAVSLVFIIPVTGECEPRQDALELTWMTPQEVLSDDVQQEFEGGRGNLVRQALAFSGIVL; translated from the coding sequence ATGAGCGTACGTACACCCGACCCGTATCCAGGCTGGCTTTCTGACGAAGACCTCTTCGAAGCCCGCGGCCGCCTTCCCATGGTCTACGTGGAGGCAGTCCCCGTCCGCTTGGATCCACTCGGATACGTCAATGAGGTCGGTTCCCTCCTGCAGGGCGACGCTGACGGCAACATGGTGCGCTACCTCGTTTCCGGCCGAGTGCTCTACCGCGAGACCATCCGCGCAGCCCTGCTGCGGCACATGGAAAAGGACCTCGGACCCCTCGCTTTCCCGCAACTGCCCATTAGCCCCGTTCCCTTCACCGTGGCCGAATACTTCCCCGCGCCCTCCCAGACCGGATTCACTGACGACCGCCAGCATGCGGTGTCGCTTGTGTTCATCATCCCTGTCACGGGCGAATGCGAACCGCGCCAGGACGCCCTGGAACTCACGTGGATGACGCCGCAGGAAGTCCTCAGCGACGATGTGCAGCAGGAGTTCGAAGGCGGCCGCGGGAACCTGGTGCGCCAGGCGCTGGCTTTCTCGGGCATCGTCCTTTAG
- a CDS encoding prealbumin-like fold domain-containing protein, whose product MRNKKLTSIGAAAACLALVLSATAAQANLTGSPFDAADGNLVLNDETQDWANAPISCVAPISGCGIDLATGQSDNSFGQGTKEDTAVPSVVTGSIPNNKSDLLRFYAYLKTESNNKDYAYLAWERVQEPTGTTNMDFEFNKSTAVSANGVTPVRSEGDVLIKYDLSQGGTNPTLGFHRWVTSGGKELCDSANSTPCWGPVQPLAGNFEGSINDPANNPTTGSVVDPIAPNAPRTLSARTFGEAAINLTDAGIIPAGSCETFSGAYLKSRSSDSFTAALKDFIAPVPLNFSKCGSIKIHKVTVGGDATFGYSTTGGLTPASFNLANGGTQDYGTSVPAGTYSVTESTLPSGWTLTNLQCTVTGTGTSATPNGATVDIILGFQGTVDCTYTNTAKGAINVHKRDDGTGSGASLAGAVFTLFNNAAPLAAPRGVEDTTTGLTCTTNASGDCSFTNILAGEYWVVETTTPAGYDTAADQRATVTAGATISLTFTDPRDFKIIVLVCKSADNSLYPSDVTVDGVPLTSLGAAPAGLTAAQLCGLGGAAYDDKKAGDHPADVNIPQ is encoded by the coding sequence ATGAGAAACAAGAAACTTACCTCGATTGGTGCGGCCGCAGCCTGTCTGGCTTTAGTCCTCTCGGCCACCGCTGCCCAAGCCAACCTTACCGGAAGCCCGTTTGATGCGGCCGACGGCAACCTCGTCCTCAATGATGAGACACAGGATTGGGCCAACGCTCCCATCAGTTGCGTTGCTCCCATCTCTGGTTGTGGAATCGACCTGGCCACAGGCCAGAGTGACAACTCATTTGGCCAAGGCACTAAGGAAGACACCGCCGTCCCGTCCGTGGTCACGGGTTCCATCCCGAACAATAAGAGTGACCTGCTCCGCTTTTATGCCTACTTGAAGACCGAATCCAATAATAAGGACTACGCCTACTTAGCCTGGGAGCGCGTCCAGGAGCCGACAGGCACCACGAATATGGACTTCGAGTTCAACAAGAGCACTGCGGTGTCAGCCAACGGCGTGACCCCAGTCCGCAGCGAGGGCGACGTCCTGATCAAATACGATCTCTCCCAAGGTGGTACAAATCCCACGCTGGGCTTCCACCGGTGGGTTACCAGCGGTGGAAAGGAGCTGTGCGATTCAGCCAACAGCACGCCTTGCTGGGGACCAGTACAGCCCCTGGCTGGCAACTTCGAGGGATCCATAAACGATCCGGCGAACAACCCAACTACAGGTTCAGTAGTGGACCCCATCGCCCCGAACGCACCACGGACCCTCAGTGCCCGCACGTTTGGCGAAGCGGCAATCAACCTGACCGATGCCGGCATCATTCCGGCTGGCTCCTGTGAGACCTTCAGTGGCGCGTATTTGAAGAGCCGGTCCTCGGACTCGTTCACTGCCGCTTTGAAGGACTTTATTGCTCCTGTGCCGCTGAACTTCAGCAAGTGCGGTTCCATAAAGATCCATAAGGTCACGGTAGGCGGGGACGCAACCTTCGGCTACAGCACCACCGGCGGACTGACACCTGCTAGCTTCAACCTGGCCAATGGCGGAACCCAGGATTACGGCACCTCCGTACCCGCGGGAACCTACAGTGTCACTGAAAGCACACTGCCCTCAGGTTGGACGCTCACGAACCTGCAATGCACTGTGACCGGAACAGGCACGTCAGCGACTCCAAATGGCGCAACCGTTGACATTATCTTGGGATTCCAAGGCACAGTTGATTGCACCTACACGAACACTGCGAAGGGCGCGATCAACGTCCACAAGCGGGACGACGGAACAGGCAGTGGAGCATCCCTGGCCGGTGCCGTCTTCACGTTGTTCAATAACGCCGCACCGCTTGCAGCACCGCGTGGCGTGGAGGACACCACGACAGGACTCACCTGCACCACGAATGCCAGCGGCGATTGCTCGTTCACAAACATTCTTGCCGGCGAGTACTGGGTGGTTGAAACGACGACGCCCGCAGGCTACGACACTGCAGCCGATCAGCGAGCCACCGTCACGGCGGGAGCAACCATCAGCCTGACGTTCACGGATCCCCGTGATTTCAAGATCATCGTGCTGGTTTGCAAGTCCGCGGACAACTCGCTGTACCCCAGCGACGTGACCGTCGACGGCGTCCCGCTCACCTCGCTCGGGGCGGCACCGGCAGGACTCACCGCTGCGCAACTGTGCGGCCTCGGCGGCGCTGCCTACGATGACAAGAAGGCTGGAGACCATCCGGCCGACGTGAACATACCTCAGTAA
- a CDS encoding YdeI/OmpD-associated family protein produces the protein MPIELEELIVKDAAEWRAWLEEHAADSPGVWLVLHKKGGNVTELDYDAALDEALCFGWIDGQSKSRDAESYFQRMTPRGRRSIWSARNVGHIARLDQEGKMTAAGWAAVDAAKADGRWEAAYAGPADSVVPNDLAAAIAAVPEAQAMFDVLTSQNRFALIHRTNLVKRADTREKKIAGFVEMLARHEAPYPQKKRPASGPQ, from the coding sequence ATGCCCATTGAGCTCGAAGAATTGATCGTCAAGGACGCGGCCGAATGGCGGGCGTGGCTTGAAGAACACGCTGCCGACAGTCCTGGTGTGTGGCTGGTCCTGCACAAAAAGGGCGGGAACGTCACGGAGTTGGACTACGACGCCGCATTGGACGAGGCGCTGTGTTTCGGCTGGATCGATGGCCAATCCAAGAGCCGTGACGCCGAAAGCTACTTCCAGCGCATGACCCCACGGGGTCGCCGGAGCATCTGGTCAGCGCGGAACGTTGGGCATATTGCCCGCTTGGACCAGGAAGGCAAGATGACAGCAGCCGGGTGGGCCGCCGTCGACGCCGCCAAAGCCGATGGGCGCTGGGAAGCTGCGTACGCCGGACCCGCCGATTCGGTGGTTCCCAATGATCTCGCAGCTGCCATCGCCGCTGTTCCGGAGGCGCAAGCCATGTTCGACGTCCTGACGTCCCAGAACCGCTTCGCACTCATCCATCGGACCAACCTTGTCAAAAGGGCGGACACACGGGAGAAGAAAATCGCTGGTTTTGTGGAGATGCTCGCACGGCACGAGGCACCGTACCCGCAGAAGAAGCGCCCGGCTTCCGGACCCCAGTAG
- a CDS encoding ABC transporter ATP-binding protein, translated as MTEQSPSRLPSPRVAPSIVPTTNTHLDIAEVTKNFGSQAVLKGVNLSVAKGGTTAIVGPSGSGKTTLLRLIAGFEHPDTGTISLNGSTVAGDGVWIPAHKRQVGYVAQDGALFPHLTVGQNVAFGLDSGKLDGGRRAVASRVKELLEMVSLDGSMAKRRPHQLSGGQQQRVALARALAREPELMLLDEPFSALDAGLRVATRRAVAKVLNAAGVTTILVTHDQAEALSFADQVAIMRGGKLAQIGNPFVVYTRPADRATAEFLGDAVILDAWMEGSLATCSLGGIPVRRPPAQGKVQLMLRPEQIRIAPDGPIRGVVVDTDYFGPETTVRIRLAAYTAADGVLSGHGHRYPGGGEIITIRHWNASITKPGTELSLRVVGEGVAFPIEG; from the coding sequence GTGACCGAACAATCCCCATCCAGGCTCCCGTCACCCCGTGTCGCGCCATCCATTGTGCCCACGACCAACACGCACTTGGACATCGCCGAGGTCACAAAGAATTTTGGTTCCCAGGCTGTGCTGAAGGGCGTCAATCTTTCCGTAGCCAAGGGCGGAACCACGGCCATTGTTGGCCCTTCAGGCTCGGGCAAAACCACACTGCTTCGCTTGATCGCCGGCTTCGAGCATCCAGACACCGGCACGATTTCCCTGAATGGCTCAACGGTTGCGGGCGATGGTGTGTGGATTCCTGCGCACAAACGGCAGGTGGGATACGTTGCCCAGGACGGTGCCCTTTTCCCGCACTTGACGGTAGGGCAGAACGTCGCCTTTGGGTTGGATTCCGGAAAGCTCGACGGCGGCCGGCGGGCTGTAGCGTCCCGCGTCAAGGAACTACTCGAAATGGTGTCGCTGGATGGGTCCATGGCGAAGCGACGGCCGCACCAGTTGTCAGGCGGTCAACAACAGCGCGTTGCCCTGGCGCGTGCCCTGGCCCGCGAACCCGAACTCATGTTGTTGGATGAGCCGTTCTCCGCACTCGACGCCGGGCTCCGCGTAGCTACCCGCCGGGCAGTGGCCAAGGTGCTCAATGCGGCAGGCGTCACAACCATCCTGGTAACGCACGACCAAGCCGAAGCCCTCTCCTTTGCCGATCAAGTAGCCATCATGCGCGGAGGCAAGCTGGCACAAATTGGCAACCCTTTTGTGGTCTACACGCGCCCGGCGGACCGGGCAACAGCGGAGTTCCTCGGCGACGCCGTGATCCTGGACGCCTGGATGGAAGGGTCCTTGGCCACGTGCTCCCTCGGCGGGATCCCGGTACGACGACCACCGGCACAGGGAAAGGTGCAGCTCATGCTCCGCCCCGAACAGATCCGCATCGCCCCGGACGGCCCCATCCGCGGGGTGGTTGTGGATACTGACTACTTCGGGCCCGAAACAACTGTTCGGATAAGGCTCGCGGCATACACCGCGGCAGACGGTGTTCTCTCCGGACATGGCCACCGTTACCCCGGCGGAGGCGAGATCATTACTATCCGGCACTGGAATGCTTCCATCACCAAGCCCGGCACTGAGCTCAGCCTTCGCGTGGTGGGCGAGGGCGTGGCGTTCCCCATCGAGGGCTGA